A region of the Oceanihabitans sp. IOP_32 genome:
CCGTAAGTGTGGTTTTTGTACCATTTTTACCGATTTGAATTAGGTTGTAAATATGCTTGGTTTGTTTATCGATACCCAAGAGGATGTGTTTAATTTCAGAATTTGTGTCGATAGGTGTTAATTTAACATATTGAACTTTTCTGCCTTTTATATTTTGTTCAATATCCAGAGCATAGGTGTATCCGTCTTCATAAAAAGATAGCATTTCACTTGGTGTGATATTATCATCGGTATCGTTTTGATGAGACGAAACACTAACTTCTTCATCTTCAGGACTTATACTATAGGTGGTTTTACCATCAAATAATCTTGTGATGCCGAGGATGTTTAATCGGTATTTCTCACCCTCCATAACAACATCACCACGTGTTTCTTGTTTTATATTTTCGGAGGTGTTTTCTAAAACATACTTAAAATCGATTGAAATATTATCGTAGCTTTTTACTTTAGCCGACACTTCTTCTAATAAGGTTTTTCCACCGTTTTGAGAAATAGCACTTACAGAAAGCATAATTAATAAAACACTTATAACTTTTTTCATTTTATCTGTTTTTTTTACTTCCGCTTAAGCGGAAATTCTATTCATTTATATTTCGTTTTCTAAATGTTGATCGAGCGCAATTAAATCGGGGATTAAAACTTGTCGAGCTTTACTACCTTCAAACTGCCCCACTATACCTGCGGCTTCTAATTGATCTATTATTCGACCAGCTCTATTGTAGCCCAACTTTAACTTGCGCTGCAATAAAGACGCAGAGCCTTGCTGTGCTGTTACAATAACAATGGCAGCGTCTTTAAATAGTTTATCCCGATCGGAGATATCTACATCAAGACTTGTGCCACTTTCTTCTCCCACATACTCGGGCAATAAATGTGCATCTGGATATGCTTTTTGCGATCCAATAAATTCGGTTATGCGTTCCACTTCAGGTGTATCAACAAATGCACATTGTACGCGAATAACATCGTTGCCCTGGGTAAATAACATATCACCGCGACCAATAAGTTGGTCTGCCCCAGAGGTGTCTAAAATGGTTCGCGAATCTATCTTACTGGTTACCCTAAAGGCTATTCGAGCAGGGAAATTTGCTTTAATAATACCGGTAATAACATTAACCGAAGGTCTTTGAGTTGCAATAATTAAATGAATACCAATGGCACGTGCTAATTGAGCTAGTCGAGCAATTGGTGTCTCTACCTCTTTACCGGCAGTCATGATTAGATCGGCAAACTCATCGACCACCAACACGATATACGGTAAGAATTGATGCCCTTCATTCGGGTTTAATTTTCTCGCCTTAA
Encoded here:
- a CDS encoding LolA family protein, which codes for MKKVISVLLIMLSVSAISQNGGKTLLEEVSAKVKSYDNISIDFKYVLENTSENIKQETRGDVVMEGEKYRLNILGITRLFDGKTTYSISPEDEEVSVSSHQNDTDDNITPSEMLSFYEDGYTYALDIEQNIKGRKVQYVKLTPIDTNSEIKHILLGIDKQTKHIYNLIQIGKNGTKTTLTVISFKTNTPLSKTLFTFDANKYSDYYINKLD